The following are encoded together in the Vigna unguiculata cultivar IT97K-499-35 chromosome 2, ASM411807v1, whole genome shotgun sequence genome:
- the LOC114173231 gene encoding uncharacterized protein LOC114173231 — MDGESFDHSIQEKQAKEVSKTIGDSPRSKDSSRESGSSSDSEKQIYVISKVESDKAKDSDTHSDGTKIISPSAGTGTSCSSSESSSDDFFAMDQSFKYTKSGKDHVSSSESSDKSEVDNNFVLPTSTSEMNNLSNSQKDMSPTASPPIQVMDRSGSNDASIVPSSIFEANANTSEWSIASNDSLFSIQIGQPSLNREKAHMYGELCSSTELTKSGELNNQAPSVIRQEIGTTENNATEKELQATTYGSFKLEGESHLEDNSETETSPETKTSPETKTSPETKSLKSSKSKVSIPSHSDNEILPDPPLKRRKGYSYSCGWMNNLWPSCKCLSCCPSFSSCWSCNRTKCHHHTSQTLKEEGNGSTKMDVSPHESDKPHESDKEESGMTSDSTAIQTKQESKVLSKSKDNKSNWLHSFSCPWNLPSKPCCR, encoded by the exons ATGGATGGAGAGTCATTTGATCATAGTATACAAGAGAAACAAGCAAAAGAAGTTTCAAAAACTATCGGTGATAGTCCGAGAAGTAAAGATTCCAGCCGTGAGAGTGGAAGCAGTAGTGATTCAGAAAAGCAAATTTATGTCATCAGTAAAGTTGAAAGTGATAAGGCTAAAGACTCTGACACACATAGCGATGGCACTAAAATCATATCTCCATCAGCTGGAACGGGAACTTCTTGCTCTTCATCCGAATCATCATCAGATGATTTCTTTGCAATGGACCAATCATTTAAGTACACCAAATCTGGGAAAGATCATGTTTCTAGTTCTGAGAGCTCTGACAAGTCTGAAGTTGACAACAACTTTGTACTTCCAACATCAACATCTGAAATGAACAATTTGAGCAACAGCCAAAAGGATATGTCACCAACTGCTAGTCCCCCCATCCAAGTGATGGATCGATCTGGAAGTAATGATGCATCTATTGTTCCATCTTCAATTTTTGAAGCAAATGCTAATACTTCAGAATGGAGTATTGCTTCTAATGATTCACTATTTAGTATTCAAATAGGGCAACCAAGTTTGAACAGAGAAAAAGCGCATATGTATGGTGAATTATGCTCGTCAACGGAATTGACCAAATCTGGTGAGCTGAACAACCAAGCACCTTCAGTTATACGACAAGAGATAGGCACTACCGAAAATAATGCTACCGAAAAGGAATTGCAAGCAACAACATATGGATCTTTCAAGTTAGAAGGAGAAAGTCACCTTGAAGACAATAGCGAAACAGAGACTTCACCTGAAACAAAGACTTCACCTGAAACTAAGACATCACCTGAAACAAAAAGTTTGAAATCATCCAAGTCCAAAGTGTCTATTCCCTCTCATAGTGACAATGAAATTTTACCTGATCCTCCATT AAAGAGGCGGAAAGGCTACTCTTATAGTTGTGGCTGGATGAACAATTTGTGGCCGAGCTGCAAGTGTTTGAGTTGTTGCCCATCATTCTCCTCTTGTTGGAGTTGTAATCGTACAAAGTGTCATCATCACACCTCCCAAAC GTTGAAAGAAGAAGGAAATGGTTCTACGAAGATGGATGTTTCACCACATGAATCAGATAAACCACATGAATCAGATAAAGAAGAATCAGGAATGACTTCGGACTCTACAGCCATCCAAACTAAACAAGAATCCAAAGTGCTTTCCAAATCAAAAGACAATAAATCCAATTGGCTCCATTCTTTTTCTTGTCCATGGAACCTTCCTTCCAAACCTTGTTGTCGTTGA